Proteins encoded within one genomic window of Humulus lupulus chromosome 1, drHumLupu1.1, whole genome shotgun sequence:
- the LOC133832057 gene encoding uncharacterized protein LOC133832057 produces MSNHQISSSLSLELKIIEAKSVESKPRGDLFVRCYLPVGSSKGKVGINTKEIPTKNDHVWNETFSLECSGTGESSMDITKLIKQEKLVFELRWRNRVPILGTSTFGGSKLLGSAEIAWKDVTESPNMVLDKWVTMAHSSGELKPAKLKVQISVIVFTKEHILEKKNSSEKCGCKDSHHHNHSLYACDEYYDVLALTAALEAL; encoded by the coding sequence ATGAGCAATCATCAAATATCTTCTTCTCTTAGTCTAGAGCTGAAAATCATTGAAGCAAAAAGTGTAGAATCAAAACCAAGAGGTGACCTATTCGTGAGATGTTATCTTCCAGTAGGAAGCAGCAAAGGTAAAGTTGGGATCAATACTAAAGAAATCCCCACCAAAAACGACCACGTTTGGAATGAAACTTTCTCCTTGGAGTGCTCTGGAACTGGGGAGAGCTCTATGGACATCACCAAACTGATCAAGCAAGAGAAGTTGGTTTTCGAACTGAGGTGGAGAAACAGAGTGCCAATTCTTGGGACAAGTACCTTTGGGGGTTCAAAACTCTTGGGCAGTGCTGAGATTGCATGGAAAGATGTTACTGAGTCACCAAACATGGTCTTAGACAAGTGGGTAACTATGGCTCATTCAAGTGGTGAGCTTAAACCAGCAAAATTGAAGGTGCAGATCAGTGTGATAGTTTTCACTAAGGAGCATATATTGGAGAAAAAGAACAGCTCGGAGAAGTGTGGGTGTAAGGATAGTCATCATCATAATCATTCTCTATACGCATGTGATGAATATTATGATGTTCTTGCTCTGACTGCTGCTTTAGAGGCTCTCTAG